The following are from one region of the Erwinia billingiae Eb661 genome:
- a CDS encoding YtjB family periplasmic protein, translating into MAKAKLKFRLHRTAIVLICLTLLVVLMQGASWFSLSHQMARSEQVDELARTLTRQVAFSLTPLMENSDDNHQQIVDILAQLTKESRILDASVYDDDGTLLAHSGETINVRDRLALDGQRAGSYFNHQLVQSLDSAEGPRGFLRVTLDTHVLVTESKQVDNTTNILRLMMLLALAIGIILSRTLLRDRRTRWQQSPFLLTANNPVKEDDDETRDAPAQADKP; encoded by the coding sequence ATGGCAAAGGCCAAACTTAAATTTCGTCTGCATCGCACGGCAATCGTGCTGATCTGCCTGACCTTACTGGTGGTGCTGATGCAGGGTGCGTCGTGGTTCAGTCTGAGCCACCAGATGGCACGTTCCGAGCAGGTGGATGAACTGGCCCGCACGCTGACGCGCCAGGTGGCGTTCAGCCTGACGCCGCTGATGGAAAACAGCGACGATAACCACCAGCAGATCGTCGATATCCTCGCCCAGCTCACCAAAGAGAGCCGCATCCTTGATGCCTCTGTCTACGACGACGACGGCACCTTACTGGCCCACAGCGGCGAAACCATTAACGTGCGCGACCGTCTGGCGCTGGACGGGCAGCGAGCCGGGAGCTACTTCAACCATCAGCTGGTGCAGTCGCTGGACAGCGCTGAAGGCCCGCGCGGCTTCCTGCGCGTCACCCTGGATACGCACGTGCTGGTGACGGAATCCAAGCAGGTGGATAACACCACCAATATTCTGCGCCTGATGATGCTGCTGGCACTGGCTATCGGGATTATCCTCAGCCGGACCCTGCTGCGCGACCGCCGCACCCGCTGGCAACAATCGCCTTTCCTGCTGACCGCCAATAACCCGGTGAAGGAAGACGACGACGAGACCCGCGACGCGCCGGCCCAGGCTGATAAACCGTAA
- the serB gene encoding phosphoserine phosphatase has translation MPNSLTWCDLPSDVSLWPGLPLSLSGDEVMPLDYRAGRTGWLLYGRDLNKDSLTHLQHQLGAAMVIVSAWRVADYHVVRLAGSLTARATQLAHDAGLDVAPLGKIPHLKTPGLLVMDMDSTAIEVECIDEIAKLAGCGEMVAEVTERAMRGELDFAASLRQRVATLKDADANILKKVRDELPLMPGLTELVQQLQALGWHVAIASGGFTYFAEYLRDKLRLSAIAANVLEIRDGKLTGEVLGDIVDAQYKADTLLKLAGRFEIAPEQTVAIGDGANDLLMIKASALGIAYHAKPKVNEQTEVIIRHADLMGVLCILSGSLIHEER, from the coding sequence ATGCCAAATAGTCTGACCTGGTGCGACCTGCCATCTGATGTCTCTCTCTGGCCGGGTTTACCTCTTTCTCTAAGTGGCGATGAAGTGATGCCGCTGGACTACCGCGCTGGCCGTACCGGCTGGCTTCTGTATGGTCGCGATCTGAATAAAGACAGCCTGACGCATCTTCAGCATCAGCTGGGTGCGGCGATGGTGATTGTCAGTGCCTGGCGCGTGGCGGATTACCACGTTGTCCGTCTGGCCGGTTCGCTGACCGCGCGCGCCACGCAGCTGGCCCACGATGCCGGTCTGGACGTTGCGCCGCTGGGGAAAATCCCGCATCTGAAAACCCCAGGCCTGCTGGTGATGGACATGGACTCGACGGCCATCGAAGTCGAGTGCATTGATGAGATCGCCAAACTGGCGGGCTGCGGTGAAATGGTGGCAGAAGTGACTGAACGCGCGATGCGTGGCGAGCTGGATTTTGCCGCCAGCCTGCGTCAGCGCGTGGCGACCCTGAAAGATGCCGATGCCAATATCTTAAAAAAAGTGCGTGACGAACTGCCGCTGATGCCGGGCCTGACTGAGCTGGTGCAGCAATTGCAGGCGCTGGGCTGGCATGTGGCGATTGCCTCCGGCGGCTTCACCTACTTTGCCGAGTACCTGCGCGATAAGCTGCGTCTGTCTGCGATTGCCGCCAATGTGCTGGAAATTCGCGACGGCAAGCTGACTGGCGAAGTGCTGGGCGATATCGTTGATGCCCAATACAAAGCCGATACGCTGTTAAAGCTGGCCGGGCGTTTTGAAATCGCGCCTGAGCAGACCGTGGCCATCGGTGATGGCGCTAACGACTTGCTGATGATTAAGGCGTCCGCGTTGGGCATTGCCTATCACGCCAAGCCGAAAGTGAACGAGCAGACAGAAGTGATCATCCGCCATGCGGATTTAATGGGCGTGCTGTGTATTCTCAGCGGCAGCCTGATCCATGAAGAGCGTTAA
- the radA gene encoding DNA repair protein RadA, with protein MAKAVKRAFVCNECGADYPRWQGQCSACQAWNTITEVRLAASPTVARNERLTGYAGSAGPSRVQKLSEISLEALPRFSTGFKEFDRVLGGGVVPGSAILIGGSPGAGKSTLLLQTLCKLAEGMKTLYVTGEESLQQVAMRAHRLGLPTENLNMLSETSIEQICLIAEQEQPRLMVIDSIQVMHMADIQSSPGSVAQVRETAAYLTRFAKTRGVAIIMVGHVTKDGSLAGPKVLEHCIDCSVLLDGDADSRFRTLRSHKNRFGAVNELGVFAMTEQGLREVSNPSAIFLSRGEEVTSGSSVMVLWEGTRPLLVEIQALVDHSMMGNPRRVAVGLEQNRLAILLAVLHRHGGLQMADQDVFVNVVGGVKVTETSADLALMLSMVSSLRDRPLPQDLVVFGEVGLAGEIRPVPSGQERISEAAKHGFRRAIVPAANVPKKPPENMKVYGVKKLADALAILEDL; from the coding sequence TTGGCCAAAGCGGTAAAGCGCGCCTTTGTTTGTAATGAATGCGGCGCCGATTATCCTCGCTGGCAGGGGCAATGCAGCGCCTGTCAGGCCTGGAACACCATCACCGAAGTGCGCCTCGCAGCGTCGCCGACCGTGGCGCGCAACGAGCGCCTCACCGGTTATGCCGGCAGCGCGGGGCCAAGCCGCGTGCAGAAGCTGTCGGAAATCAGCCTTGAGGCATTGCCGCGCTTCTCAACCGGCTTTAAAGAGTTTGACCGGGTGCTGGGTGGCGGCGTGGTGCCAGGCAGTGCCATTCTGATTGGCGGCAGTCCCGGTGCCGGGAAAAGTACGCTGCTGCTGCAAACCCTGTGCAAGCTGGCCGAGGGGATGAAAACCCTGTACGTCACCGGCGAAGAGTCTCTTCAGCAGGTGGCGATGCGCGCGCACCGGCTGGGTCTGCCGACCGAAAACCTCAACATGCTGTCGGAAACCAGCATCGAGCAGATCTGCCTGATTGCCGAGCAGGAACAACCCCGGCTGATGGTGATCGACTCGATTCAGGTGATGCATATGGCGGATATTCAGTCTTCGCCAGGCAGCGTGGCTCAGGTGCGTGAAACCGCCGCCTATCTGACCCGCTTCGCCAAAACCCGTGGCGTGGCGATCATCATGGTCGGCCACGTCACCAAAGATGGTTCGCTGGCCGGGCCGAAAGTCCTTGAGCACTGCATCGACTGTTCGGTGCTGTTGGATGGCGATGCGGACTCCCGTTTCCGCACGCTGCGCAGCCACAAGAACCGCTTTGGTGCGGTGAACGAACTGGGCGTGTTCGCCATGACCGAACAGGGCCTGCGCGAAGTCAGCAACCCGTCCGCCATCTTCCTTAGCCGGGGTGAAGAAGTCACTTCCGGCAGCTCGGTGATGGTGCTGTGGGAAGGCACGCGTCCGCTGCTGGTAGAGATTCAGGCGCTGGTGGACCATTCAATGATGGGCAACCCACGGCGTGTTGCCGTCGGGCTGGAGCAGAACCGTCTGGCGATCCTGCTGGCGGTGCTGCACCGTCATGGTGGCCTGCAGATGGCCGATCAGGATGTGTTCGTGAACGTGGTCGGCGGCGTTAAAGTCACCGAAACCAGTGCCGATCTGGCGCTGATGCTGTCGATGGTGTCCAGCCTGCGCGATCGTCCACTGCCACAGGATTTGGTGGTATTTGGCGAGGTGGGGCTGGCGGGTGAAATCCGTCCGGTGCCAAGCGGGCAGGAACGCATTTCCGAAGCGGCCAAGCACGGCTTCCGTCGGGCTATCGTGCCGGCGGCTAACGTGCCGAAGAAACCCCCGGAAAATATGAAAGTGTATGGCGTGAAGAAGCTGGCCGATGCGCTGGCGATCCTTGAGGACTTATAA
- the nadR gene encoding multifunctional transcriptional regulator/nicotinamide-nucleotide adenylyltransferase/ribosylnicotinamide kinase NadR: MSPFDYLKTAIRQQGCTLQQVADASGMTKGYLSQLLNAKIKSPSAQKLEALHRFLGLEFPRREKTIGVVFGKFYPLHTGHIYLIQRACSQVDELHIIMGYDEPRDRQLFEASAMSQQPTVSDRLRWLLQTFKYQKNIRIHSFNEEGMEPYPHGWDVWSRGINDFMENHGIVPNRVYTSEEFDAPQYQQHLGIEAVVVDAKRSFMSISGAQIRHDPFRYWEYIPTEVKPFFVRTVAILGGESSGKSTLVNKLANIFNTTSAWEFGRDYVFSHLGGDEMALQYSDYDKIALGQAQYIDFAVKYANKVAFIDTDFVTTQAFCKKYEGREHPFVQALIDEYRFDLVILVENNVPWVADGLRSLGSSVDRKEFQTLLVSMLEENNISYVHVEQDSYDERFLRCVELVKEMLGA, encoded by the coding sequence ATGTCACCATTTGATTATTTGAAAACCGCCATTCGCCAGCAGGGCTGTACGCTGCAACAGGTGGCGGATGCGAGTGGCATGACCAAGGGCTATCTGAGCCAGCTGCTGAACGCCAAAATCAAAAGCCCCAGCGCGCAGAAGCTGGAAGCGCTGCACCGTTTTCTCGGGCTGGAGTTTCCGCGCCGGGAAAAAACCATCGGCGTGGTGTTCGGCAAATTCTATCCGCTGCATACCGGCCATATCTACCTGATCCAGCGCGCCTGTAGTCAGGTCGATGAGCTGCATATCATTATGGGTTACGACGAGCCGCGTGACCGTCAGCTGTTTGAAGCCAGCGCCATGTCGCAGCAGCCGACGGTGAGCGATCGCCTGCGCTGGCTGCTGCAAACCTTCAAATACCAGAAAAACATCCGTATCCACTCGTTCAACGAGGAAGGAATGGAGCCCTATCCGCACGGCTGGGATGTCTGGAGCCGCGGCATTAACGACTTTATGGAAAACCACGGCATTGTGCCCAACCGGGTTTACACCAGCGAAGAGTTCGATGCCCCGCAGTATCAGCAGCATCTGGGTATTGAAGCGGTGGTGGTCGATGCTAAGCGCTCGTTTATGAGCATCAGCGGCGCGCAAATTCGTCACGATCCGTTCCGCTACTGGGAATATATTCCGACCGAAGTGAAGCCGTTCTTTGTGCGTACGGTGGCGATTCTGGGCGGCGAATCCAGCGGTAAATCCACGCTGGTCAACAAGCTGGCCAACATCTTTAATACCACCAGTGCCTGGGAATTTGGCCGCGACTACGTCTTCTCCCATCTCGGCGGCGATGAGATGGCGTTGCAGTATTCCGACTACGACAAAATCGCCCTGGGTCAGGCGCAGTACATCGACTTTGCGGTGAAGTACGCCAATAAAGTGGCCTTTATCGACACCGATTTCGTCACCACCCAGGCCTTCTGCAAAAAATACGAAGGCCGCGAGCACCCGTTTGTGCAGGCGTTGATTGATGAATATCGTTTTGACCTGGTGATCCTGGTCGAGAATAACGTGCCCTGGGTGGCCGACGGATTACGCAGCCTGGGCAGTTCGGTGGATCGCAAAGAGTTCCAGACGCTGCTGGTCTCAATGCTGGAAGAGAACAACATCAGCTACGTGCACGTTGAGCAGGATAGCTACGATGAGCGCTTCCTGCGCTGCGTGGAGCTGGTGAAGGAAATGCTGGGGGCGTAA
- a CDS encoding zinc-binding alcohol dehydrogenase family protein has product MTIKAIAINPEKPQQFIEIQVEKPTPGEYDLLVDVKAASVNPVDTKVHKGAQKNGLQHPRILGWDASGVVVEVGSKVSGFKPGDEVYYAGDITRPGSNTTQQLIDARITGHKPTSLDWAESAAIPLTALTAWEGLFDRLQLDKAEEGKTLLIVGGAGGVGSLAIPFAKLHSKVKVIATASRPDSVQWCKDRGADLVINYHDMPGELEKQGLKQVDYIFCLNDTDGHWDAMAKLIAPQGHICTIVENEKPLEMNELKLKSAALHFEFMYTRSMYTTPDIARQGEILDATAKLLDAGKVSSSLSKTLHGLSVETLSEAHRLVLEGHMRGKVVMVY; this is encoded by the coding sequence ATGACAATCAAAGCGATTGCTATCAATCCAGAAAAACCGCAGCAGTTTATTGAGATCCAGGTCGAGAAACCGACGCCAGGCGAATACGACCTGCTGGTCGACGTTAAAGCCGCTTCGGTAAATCCCGTGGATACCAAAGTGCATAAAGGCGCACAGAAAAACGGACTCCAGCACCCGCGCATCCTCGGTTGGGATGCCAGCGGCGTGGTGGTGGAAGTGGGCAGCAAGGTCAGCGGATTTAAGCCCGGTGACGAAGTGTATTACGCCGGCGACATCACCCGTCCAGGCAGCAACACCACCCAGCAGCTGATCGACGCACGCATCACCGGCCACAAGCCGACGTCGTTAGACTGGGCAGAATCGGCGGCAATTCCGCTTACCGCGCTAACCGCGTGGGAAGGTCTGTTCGACCGTCTGCAGCTGGATAAGGCCGAAGAAGGTAAAACGCTGCTGATTGTTGGCGGTGCAGGCGGCGTCGGCTCGCTGGCGATCCCCTTTGCCAAGCTGCACAGCAAGGTAAAAGTGATTGCTACCGCGTCGCGTCCGGATTCGGTGCAATGGTGCAAGGATCGCGGTGCCGATCTGGTGATCAACTACCACGACATGCCCGGCGAGCTGGAGAAGCAGGGCCTGAAGCAGGTGGATTATATCTTCTGCCTGAATGACACCGACGGCCACTGGGATGCGATGGCTAAGCTGATTGCGCCGCAGGGGCATATCTGCACCATCGTCGAGAATGAAAAGCCGTTAGAGATGAACGAGCTGAAGCTGAAAAGCGCGGCGCTGCACTTTGAGTTTATGTACACCCGCAGCATGTACACCACGCCGGATATTGCCCGTCAGGGTGAAATCCTGGACGCCACGGCGAAACTGCTGGATGCCGGAAAGGTCAGCAGCTCGCTTAGCAAGACGCTGCACGGCCTGAGCGTTGAAACGCTGTCAGAAGCGCACCGGCTGGTGCTGGAAGGCCATATGCGCGGCAAAGTGGTGATGGTTTACTGA
- a CDS encoding LysR family transcriptional regulator — MMFKQLQDMALFALVAECGSFTGAAKKAGLPKSSVSQRISQLEQALGLRLINRTTRQLNLTFAGERYLVHCQEMMQASERANVAIERLRDNPSGRLRITSPAGIGATLLARLNAAFQQEYPDVTLEVSVSDEVRDIVLEGYDVALRTGQPQDSSLIGRRIGYCERLLVASKGYLEQYEAITHPQQLAEHRCIAHRAWSEWLLNRGEEYYRWLLPPTHMTDNLVYARECALGDAGITLLPRFLTQEILPGGGLVQVLPDWQVEGNELWLVYPSRKLNSPAVARFIDYALQSPVFREFYQ, encoded by the coding sequence ATCATGTTTAAACAGCTGCAAGATATGGCCCTGTTTGCCCTGGTGGCCGAATGCGGCAGTTTCACCGGGGCGGCCAAAAAGGCAGGATTGCCGAAATCAAGCGTCAGTCAGCGCATCAGTCAGCTTGAGCAGGCACTGGGGCTGCGGCTGATTAACCGCACCACCCGCCAGCTGAACCTGACCTTTGCCGGCGAGCGCTACCTGGTGCATTGCCAGGAGATGATGCAGGCCAGCGAGCGCGCCAATGTGGCGATTGAACGTCTGCGGGATAACCCCAGTGGACGGCTGCGCATCACCTCACCGGCGGGAATTGGCGCCACGCTGCTGGCGCGTTTAAACGCCGCGTTTCAGCAGGAATACCCGGACGTCACGCTGGAAGTCTCAGTGTCCGATGAAGTCCGGGATATCGTGCTGGAGGGCTACGACGTGGCGCTGCGCACCGGACAGCCGCAGGACTCTTCGCTGATTGGGCGGCGAATTGGTTATTGCGAGCGGCTGCTGGTGGCTTCTAAGGGCTACCTTGAACAATATGAGGCGATCACGCATCCGCAGCAGCTGGCTGAACACCGCTGCATTGCGCACCGGGCGTGGAGCGAATGGCTGCTGAACCGTGGGGAAGAGTATTACCGCTGGCTGCTGCCGCCAACGCATATGACCGATAACCTGGTGTATGCGCGGGAGTGCGCGCTGGGCGATGCCGGGATCACGCTGCTGCCGCGATTTCTGACCCAGGAGATCCTGCCGGGAGGTGGTCTGGTGCAGGTGTTGCCGGACTGGCAGGTGGAAGGCAATGAGCTGTGGCTGGTCTATCCAAGCCGTAAGCTGAATTCGCCTGCGGTGGCGCGCTTTATTGATTACGCCTTGCAGTCGCCGGTGTTTCGGGAGTTTTATCAGTAA
- the ettA gene encoding energy-dependent translational throttle protein EttA, producing MAQFVYSMHRVGKVVPPKRHILKNISLSFFPGAKIGVLGLNGSGKSTLLRIMAGIDKDIEGEARPQPGLKIGYLPQEPQLNMEHTVRESVEEALAEVVGALKRLDEVYALYAEEDADFDKLAAEQGKLEEIIQAHDGHNLNTQLERAADALRLPEWDAKVATLSGGERRRVALCRLLLEKPDMLLLDEPTNHLDAESVAWLERFLHDFEGTVVAITHDRYFLDNVAGWILELDRGEGIPWEGNYSSWLEQKDARLAQEASSEAARRKSIEKELEWVRQGAKGRQSKGKARLARFEELNNTDYQKRNETNELFIPPGARLGDKVVEVANLRKSYGDRLLIDDLSFSVPKGAIVGIIGPNGAGKSTLFRMMSGQEEADSGSIVLGDTVKLASVDQFRDSMDNSKTVWEEVSGGQDIMRVGNTEMPSRAYVGRFNFKGVDQGKRVGELSGGERGRLHLAKLLQVGGNMLLLDEPTNDLDIETLRALENALLEFPGCAMVISHDRWFLDRIATHILDYQDEGKIEFFEGNFTEYEEYKKRTLGAEALEPKRIKYKRMTK from the coding sequence GTGGCTCAATTCGTCTATAGCATGCATCGCGTCGGCAAAGTGGTTCCGCCGAAGCGTCACATTCTGAAAAATATCTCCCTTAGCTTCTTCCCTGGCGCCAAAATCGGCGTGCTGGGTCTGAATGGCTCCGGTAAATCCACCCTGCTGCGCATCATGGCCGGTATCGACAAGGATATCGAAGGGGAAGCGCGTCCACAGCCCGGCCTGAAAATCGGTTACCTGCCGCAGGAACCGCAGCTGAATATGGAACACACCGTGCGCGAATCCGTTGAGGAAGCGCTGGCGGAAGTGGTTGGCGCGCTGAAGCGTCTGGACGAAGTCTACGCGCTGTATGCGGAAGAAGACGCGGACTTCGACAAGCTGGCCGCCGAACAGGGCAAGCTGGAAGAGATCATCCAGGCCCACGACGGTCATAACCTGAATACCCAGCTCGAGCGTGCTGCCGACGCGCTGCGCCTGCCAGAGTGGGATGCGAAAGTCGCCACCCTGTCCGGTGGTGAACGCCGCCGCGTGGCGCTGTGCCGCCTGCTGCTGGAAAAACCGGACATGCTGCTGCTGGACGAACCGACCAACCACCTGGATGCAGAATCCGTGGCCTGGCTGGAACGCTTCCTGCATGACTTCGAAGGCACCGTTGTGGCAATTACCCACGACCGTTACTTCCTCGACAACGTGGCCGGCTGGATCCTGGAGCTGGACCGTGGCGAAGGTATTCCATGGGAAGGTAACTACTCTTCCTGGCTGGAGCAGAAAGATGCCCGTCTGGCGCAGGAAGCGTCAAGCGAAGCGGCCCGTCGCAAATCCATTGAGAAAGAGCTGGAATGGGTTCGTCAGGGCGCTAAAGGCCGTCAGTCTAAAGGCAAGGCCCGTCTGGCCCGCTTTGAAGAGCTGAACAATACCGATTACCAGAAGCGTAACGAAACCAACGAACTGTTTATCCCACCGGGCGCGCGCCTGGGCGATAAAGTGGTGGAAGTGGCCAATCTGCGGAAGTCTTACGGCGATCGCCTGCTGATTGATGACCTGTCGTTCTCGGTGCCGAAAGGCGCTATCGTCGGCATTATCGGGCCGAACGGTGCCGGTAAATCGACCCTGTTCCGCATGATGTCCGGTCAGGAAGAAGCGGATTCAGGCAGCATCGTGCTGGGTGATACCGTGAAGCTGGCCTCGGTCGATCAGTTCCGCGACAGCATGGATAACAGCAAAACCGTGTGGGAAGAAGTGTCCGGCGGGCAGGATATTATGCGTGTCGGTAACACCGAGATGCCAAGCCGTGCTTACGTGGGCCGCTTCAACTTCAAAGGGGTTGATCAGGGCAAACGCGTTGGCGAGCTGTCCGGTGGTGAGCGTGGCCGTCTGCATCTGGCGAAGCTGCTGCAGGTGGGCGGCAACATGCTGCTGCTCGATGAACCGACCAACGACCTGGACATTGAAACCCTGCGCGCGCTGGAAAACGCCCTGCTGGAGTTCCCTGGCTGTGCGATGGTGATCTCGCATGACCGTTGGTTCCTCGACCGTATTGCCACCCACATCCTCGATTATCAGGATGAAGGCAAGATCGAGTTCTTCGAAGGTAACTTTACCGAATACGAAGAGTACAAGAAGCGGACGCTGGGCGCAGAAGCGCTGGAGCCAAAACGCATCAAGTACAAGCGTATGACCAAGTAA
- a CDS encoding 2-hydroxyacid dehydrogenase, which yields MRVLIAAEENAWGGMIQQFRHTLPDVEFTASAGHAAESLAGYDALIPGMAKVTPDLLKTADRLKLIQQAGAGLEGVDLASAKALGIQVANVPSDRSGNADSVAELGIWMMIGLARKAREIPEMIATRQLGLPVGMGLMGKTVGLVGLGGIGKALAKRLAPFGVRLIGVKRTADQAFAKAHQLDWLGNMAHLPALLNDADFVILSLPDNADTRHIIDETALAQMKPGSYLINLGRGGLIEKQALLAALEVNHLAGAGLDVFWQEPPEPDDALFQYNVIATPHIGGVTDNSLNGNVAGVCENLRRLRDGEEILNRWA from the coding sequence ATGAGAGTTCTAATCGCGGCGGAAGAGAACGCCTGGGGCGGCATGATCCAACAGTTTCGTCACACCTTGCCTGACGTCGAGTTCACGGCTTCTGCGGGCCACGCCGCCGAAAGCCTGGCCGGATACGATGCCTTAATCCCCGGTATGGCAAAAGTCACGCCTGATCTGCTCAAAACCGCTGACCGGCTGAAGCTGATTCAGCAGGCCGGTGCCGGGCTGGAAGGGGTGGATCTGGCCAGCGCCAAAGCGCTTGGCATTCAGGTGGCTAACGTGCCGTCGGACCGATCCGGCAATGCCGATTCGGTCGCCGAACTGGGGATCTGGATGATGATTGGCCTGGCGCGCAAAGCCCGCGAGATCCCTGAGATGATCGCCACGCGTCAGCTTGGCCTGCCGGTGGGCATGGGGCTGATGGGGAAAACCGTCGGGCTGGTGGGGCTGGGCGGCATCGGTAAAGCGCTGGCGAAACGACTGGCACCCTTTGGCGTGCGGCTGATTGGCGTGAAACGCACCGCCGATCAGGCCTTCGCTAAAGCGCATCAGCTGGACTGGCTGGGCAATATGGCCCATCTGCCGGCGCTGCTGAATGACGCCGACTTTGTGATCCTCAGCCTGCCGGACAATGCCGACACCCGCCATATCATTGATGAAACCGCGCTGGCGCAGATGAAGCCGGGCAGTTACCTGATCAACCTGGGGCGTGGCGGACTGATTGAAAAGCAGGCGTTGCTGGCGGCGCTGGAAGTGAATCACCTGGCAGGCGCCGGGCTGGATGTGTTCTGGCAGGAGCCGCCCGAGCCGGATGACGCGCTGTTTCAGTACAACGTCATCGCCACGCCGCATATCGGCGGCGTCACTGATAATTCGCTGAACGGCAACGTGGCGGGGGTATGTGAAAACCTGCGCCGCTTACGCGATGGCGAAGAGATCCTGAATCGCTGGGCGTAA
- the deoR gene encoding DNA-binding transcriptional repressor DeoR: METRRDERVNKLASALKRTDKIHLREAARLLGVSEMTIRRDLNEQPSVVVLLGGYIVSDPKSNQGHYFVSDQQAHNVEKKRRLGQLAASLIEPGDTVFFDCGTTMPWIVDAIDNELAFTAICCAMNTFLALKEKPACQVILNGGEFHADNAIFTPLGHGSVMDSLCPGKAFISAAGIDAGQGATCYNLNELPMKHQAMQRASHKILVADSSKFGKVLPARIGELSAFETLVSDDAPPKELAQKLKQLGIDVMVGQKAR, translated from the coding sequence ATGGAAACCCGCCGCGACGAGCGCGTAAACAAGCTGGCATCTGCGCTTAAGCGAACCGATAAAATCCACCTGCGAGAGGCGGCGCGGCTGCTGGGTGTGTCCGAGATGACCATCCGTCGCGATCTCAACGAACAGCCGTCGGTGGTGGTGTTATTGGGGGGCTACATTGTCAGCGATCCGAAAAGCAATCAGGGTCACTACTTTGTCTCCGATCAGCAGGCGCATAACGTCGAGAAAAAGCGGCGTCTGGGCCAGCTGGCGGCGTCACTGATTGAGCCGGGTGATACGGTGTTCTTTGACTGCGGCACCACCATGCCGTGGATTGTCGATGCCATCGATAATGAGCTGGCGTTTACCGCCATCTGCTGCGCGATGAACACCTTCCTGGCGCTGAAAGAGAAACCGGCCTGTCAGGTGATCCTCAACGGCGGTGAGTTTCATGCCGACAACGCCATCTTCACTCCGCTGGGTCACGGCTCGGTAATGGACAGCCTGTGTCCCGGCAAAGCCTTTATCTCTGCGGCAGGCATTGATGCCGGTCAGGGTGCGACCTGCTACAACCTCAACGAATTGCCGATGAAGCATCAGGCGATGCAGCGTGCCAGCCACAAGATTCTGGTGGCTGACAGCAGCAAGTTTGGCAAAGTGTTGCCCGCCCGCATCGGCGAACTCAGCGCCTTCGAGACGCTGGTCAGCGACGATGCCCCGCCGAAAGAGCTGGCGCAGAAGCTGAAACAGCTGGGCATTGACGTGATGGTCGGGCAGAAAGCGCGTTAG
- the deoC gene encoding deoxyribose-phosphate aldolase, whose amino-acid sequence MQNLDYARYIDHTLLAANATVQQIATLCDEAIAHHFYAVCVNSGYVPLVAEKLAGSEVKVCSVIGFPLGAGLTSAKAFEAKAAIAAGAQEIDMVINVGWLQSGEVKAVSADIQAVREVCGPIPLKVILETCLLSDAQIIQICEICRELKVAFVKTSTGFSTGGAREEHVRLMHDTVGPEVAVKASGAVRDRQTADIMIQAGASRIGTSSGVAIVNGSAAGEGY is encoded by the coding sequence GTGCAAAACCTGGACTATGCCCGCTACATCGACCACACCCTGCTGGCGGCGAATGCCACCGTGCAACAGATCGCCACCCTGTGTGACGAAGCCATCGCCCACCACTTTTACGCGGTGTGCGTCAATTCGGGTTATGTGCCGTTAGTGGCGGAGAAGCTGGCGGGAAGTGAGGTAAAGGTCTGTTCCGTCATCGGTTTTCCGCTGGGTGCCGGCCTGACCAGCGCCAAAGCCTTCGAAGCGAAAGCCGCCATTGCGGCCGGTGCGCAGGAGATTGATATGGTGATTAACGTTGGCTGGCTGCAAAGCGGTGAGGTGAAGGCCGTCAGCGCCGATATTCAGGCGGTGCGCGAGGTTTGCGGCCCGATCCCATTGAAGGTAATATTAGAGACCTGCCTGCTTAGCGATGCGCAAATCATTCAAATCTGTGAAATTTGTCGTGAACTGAAGGTCGCGTTTGTGAAAACGTCCACCGGTTTCAGTACCGGCGGCGCGCGCGAAGAGCACGTCCGTCTGATGCATGATACCGTTGGCCCTGAGGTGGCGGTCAAAGCATCCGGCGCGGTGCGCGACCGACAGACGGCAGACATCATGATCCAGGCGGGCGCCAGCCGTATCGGCACCAGCTCCGGCGTCGCCATCGTTAACGGCAGCGCTGCCGGCGAGGGTTATTAA